The following coding sequences lie in one Candidatus Neptunochlamydia sp. REUL1 genomic window:
- a CDS encoding SemiSWEET family sugar transporter translates to MALWFVSLIASVTSVLSLAPQVIQTYRTKSARTLSLLMLINFLICSISWVMYGYLTSTYFICVTNGITGTLALILITLKLKYDFFEKKFI, encoded by the coding sequence ATGGCTTTATGGTTTGTTAGCTTGATAGCCTCAGTGACATCGGTTTTATCTCTAGCTCCCCAAGTTATTCAAACTTACAGAACAAAATCAGCCAGAACACTATCCCTTTTAATGCTGATAAACTTCCTTATTTGCTCTATCAGTTGGGTGATGTATGGATACTTAACATCCACATACTTTATTTGTGTAACTAACGGGATTACAGGAACTTTGGCTTTAATTCTAATCACATTAAAGTTGAAATACGATTTTTTCGAAAAAAAATTTATATAA